Genomic window (Halalkalicoccus subterraneus):
CTGTCACCTCCTCCTCTCAGAGTTCGACGAGCACCTCCCGGCGGTATACGGGATCCTGAAGGACGGTCGGCTCCATCCCGTCGATCCGATGGAGCTCCCCCGTTCGGACGGTGGGACGGTCGGTCGATTGATCGGCCGCCCTGACGGCCCGCCGTCCTCGGTCGCCGATGGAACGGGCTGGTTTCTCGACCGGCTTCGAAGCGAAGGACGGCTCGTCTGTAAGCGGTTCAAAGGCGGCTCCGGAAAGCAGGTGCTGGTCTGTGCGTTCGACGCCGGCGAGTACCGCGTCAACGCCGAGCCCTGTTCGGAGGAGGAACTGCGTGCGCGCATCGACGGGCTGGAGGACTATCTCGTGACCGAGCACGTCGCGCAGGCGGCGTACGTTGCGGCGATCTATCCCGGATCGGTCAACACGATGCGGGTGCTGACGATGTACGATGCGGTCGCAGGCGAGGCGTTCGTCCCGATCGCGACCCACCGCTTTGGCACCCGTCGTTCGGGCGCGCTCGATAACTTCTCGCGGGGCGGGCTGTCGGTCGGGGTGGATCGCGAATCGGGATCCCTCGGGTCAGGGGTCCAGTACCTCCCGCCGGCCCCTCCCGAGACGTTTTCGTCCCACCCCGATACGGGCGCGGCGATCGAGGGCGTCGAGGTACCCGGTTGGGAAGCCATCGAGAGCGCGCTCGTCGAGATCGCCGAACGGCTCTCGTACATCCCGTATATCGGGTGGGACATCGTCGTGACCGGCGAGGGGGAGTTCTCGATCATCGAGGCGAACAACAACACTTCGGCGGCGATCCAGATCCACGAACCCCTGTTATGCAACGACCGCGCCCGGCAGTTCTACCTGGACCACGGCGTGATCTGACCCGCGAACCGAACCGCTCAACACGACGCGCTCTCGAACCCCGGTATGGGAACTCGACTCGATTCGCCCGAGGAACAGGCCGCCGAGGTCACCGATCGCCTGTTCGAGGAGTACCCCGATACGACGATCTCGCTCGACTTCTCGAACCGCCTCGAACTCCTGATCGCGGTGATCCTCTCGGCGCAGTGTACCGACGAGCGGGTCAACAAGGAGACCGAACACCTCTTTTCGAAGTACGATGGCCCCGAGGACTACGCGAACGCCGACCAGGAGGAACTCGCAGAGGACCTCAACTCGATCACCTACTACAACAACAAGGCGGGCTACATCCGCGAGGCCTGCGCGATCATCGCCGCCGAACACGGCGGTTCGGTACCCGACACGATGGACGAGCTCACCGCCCTGCCCGGCGTGGGCCGCAAGACCGCGAACGTCGTCCTTCAGCACGGCCACGACCTCGTCGAGGGCGTCGTCGTCGATACGCACGTCCAACGGATCACGCGCCGGCTGGGAATCACCGAGGAGCGCTCCCCCGAGAGGATCGAGCGCGAACTGATGGAACTCGTTCCGAGGGAGCACTGGCAGGAGTTCACGCATCTTTGTATCAGCCACGGTCGGGCGACCTGTACGGCACGTAGCCCCGAGTGTACCGAGTGTGTTCTCGAAGACATCTGTCCCTCGTCGAAGCTCGACAACGAGGTCGATCTGGCGAGCGGCGAGGCGTGGTGAGCCGTCGGTCGCGGGGCCAACGGTTTTCATCCTCGCCCTCGAAATCCGAGGATGCCATGACGGAATCAGACGAACACGGTCGAGACGTCACGCTCGATAAGGAAAAGGACGGAGAGGACGACGCCGAGGAGGAACTCGACGCGAAGGACGAGGAGGAGCTTCGAGAGCAGCGCGAGGAGGAAGCCGAGGAGGAACTCGACGCGAAGGACGAGGAGGAGCTTCGAGAGCAGCGCGAGGAGGAAGCCGAGGAGAAACTCGACGCCGAGGACGAACAACGTGAGGCGGCCGCAGAGGAGACGGCAAACCCCGACGCCCACCGCGACGAGCGCCCGTTCAACAACCGCTAAATCAGAGGTAGATCAGACCGTATCGGGCGACCCCCAGCGCGTAGGCGATCAGCCAGCACAGTAGGTAGCCGATCACGCCGATCCGCAGACGAAAGCGCCACGCGCCCATGTTCTCGTCGAGATCGTCGAGATCGACGTCCCGGTCGGGCTCACCGTAGAGGTTGTATCGGTGCTTGGCCTGAAAGATCCGGACGATCCCGGTGAGCGCGAAGAACAGGAAGGCGTAGGCCTGTACGCCGAAGACGGCGTGCATCGCCTGGAGTCCGCTGAGTCGCTCGAACAGTCGCGGGGCCATCCAGAGGAGAATCGGGCCGGTAGTGAGGAGCAGTCCCGTGGCGATGTACTTGAGATGCCGAACCAACACGGCCCACGTCACGGGATCGTTTTCGATGATGATCCACGCCCCGTAGAGGTAGAACGGGAAACTCACCGTCACGAGCGCGAGGGCGGTCGTCGCGAGGACGGCGGCCTCGACCATTATCGAGGGTTGGGTCGGCGACGCGTTAAACGGCGCGGATTCGCGTTCGAGGATCCCGGAACACGTATGTTCGTTCCGGTCCAACTTCAGGGAGATGGCTGACGGTCGTTCCTCTCAGGGAGCCGATTCCGACCGGAGCGAGCGCGAGGAGCGGTCGGTTCCCGCCGATGAGTACGACTTCGAGGAGTTCGGCCCCGAGGACATGGCGCGCATGAGCGCCGACGAGTGGGACGCGGCGTTCGATCCGGACTCGTGGATCACCGGTAACGAGTTGATCGACCGCGTCGAGGCCGACCTCAGATCTCGAATCGCGAACCGCGACGTCTTTGCGGTGCTCGAACGGTTCGCGGACCCGCCGCGGATCCTCGCCTACTCGGACGAGGGCTACGCGATCGTCTATCCCGACGGGAGCGTCGAGGGCGAAGGCACCGTCGTCCGGGACGTCAAGCCGACGGTCGCGCTCTGTTCGATGGACGACTACGAGGTGCCTACCCCTCCTGAAGACTGGTCGCTGCCCGACCCCGAACAGGTCCCCGAGGGGAGCGGCGATCTGGGCAACCAGATGCTGCAGGTGATCGCCTTCGGGCTCCTCCTCGCGGGAATCGCGGCGTTCGTCGGGCTGTTCGTCGGGGACGTCGGGGGCTCGGCCGTGATCGTGCTGGTCATCGCGATCCTGTTCGTGCTCGCGAGCGTCTTTCTCTTCCTCGTCGTCGCCAACGCGCGGCTCTCGGATCGGTTCCGTGCGGTCGAGTATCAGGATCGACTCCGAGCGGCGGGCGTTCAGTCGGCGGACCGTCCGGATTTCGTCCCGGTCGACGACGGGGAAATCGAGCCGATCGGTGAGGGCGAAAACGCCAGCGAGTAGCGGTCTCGTCGGGGACGGCGATCGGCCCGAGGGGCGTGTCATCGGTGGGTTTAAGCGAACACGGTCCTGATCCTTGGCTGTATGAAGAGGCGGGAATTTATCACAGCGGCCGGTGCTGGGAGCGCCGCCGCAGCGGCGGGTACGACCGGCGCCGTCGGCACCGCAGCCGCACAAGAGGACGACGGCACGACGGAAGTCCCCGAATGGCCCGAGTTCGTCGCCGAAGCCAATGACTACTCTACCGGCGAGACGGAGGACCTGCGTGGCGAAAGCGAGGCCACCGTCGAGGTCGGTGCCGGTGACGGGCTGGCCTTTGGCCCGCCGGCCATCTGGGTCGATCCCGGGACGACAGTCACTTGGGAGTGGACCGGCGAAGGAGGGAGCCACAACGTCTCCGCACAGGACGGTGCTGACTTCACGAGCGAGACGACCGGCGAGGGGGGATTTACCTTCGAACACACGTTCGAGGAGGACGGCCAGATCGTCACCTACCAGTGTGAGCCCCACGCCACACAGGGGATGCACGGCGGGGTCGCCGTCGGCGGCGTCCCAACTCAAGAAGTCACACCCGGCATCATAACCGACCCGGAGGAGTTGGGCATCAAAGTCCAGGAACACTACGTTGGGATCGGCGCCGTGCTTGCGACCTCCGTCTCGCTGGTCTTCACGTTCTTCGTCCTGAAATACGGCGAATCGCCGCACGCGAAAGGGGGGAACTGAGATGTCGTCCTCAGGCAACTCCTACGGCGATATCCACCGATACGAGCCGGCCCGCGAGAGCACGGTCGCCAC
Coding sequences:
- a CDS encoding sugar-transfer associated ATP-grasp domain-containing protein codes for the protein MSDPPSSVRTHATSLPSRLVSVTATAAEYLLPVPHERWPVLARDEMTQPSPPVSLATRLRLYRHGFRARAAHLYDFETYGFDDYLSDAARYVGAYYINGAWRDAVDNKLLCHLLLSEFDEHLPAVYGILKDGRLHPVDPMELPRSDGGTVGRLIGRPDGPPSSVADGTGWFLDRLRSEGRLVCKRFKGGSGKQVLVCAFDAGEYRVNAEPCSEEELRARIDGLEDYLVTEHVAQAAYVAAIYPGSVNTMRVLTMYDAVAGEAFVPIATHRFGTRRSGALDNFSRGGLSVGVDRESGSLGSGVQYLPPAPPETFSSHPDTGAAIEGVEVPGWEAIESALVEIAERLSYIPYIGWDIVVTGEGEFSIIEANNNTSAAIQIHEPLLCNDRARQFYLDHGVI
- the nth gene encoding endonuclease III, whose product is MGTRLDSPEEQAAEVTDRLFEEYPDTTISLDFSNRLELLIAVILSAQCTDERVNKETEHLFSKYDGPEDYANADQEELAEDLNSITYYNNKAGYIREACAIIAAEHGGSVPDTMDELTALPGVGRKTANVVLQHGHDLVEGVVVDTHVQRITRRLGITEERSPERIERELMELVPREHWQEFTHLCISHGRATCTARSPECTECVLEDICPSSKLDNEVDLASGEAW
- a CDS encoding DUF7321 family protein, with the translated sequence MVEAAVLATTALALVTVSFPFYLYGAWIIIENDPVTWAVLVRHLKYIATGLLLTTGPILLWMAPRLFERLSGLQAMHAVFGVQAYAFLFFALTGIVRIFQAKHRYNLYGEPDRDVDLDDLDENMGAWRFRLRIGVIGYLLCWLIAYALGVARYGLIYL
- a CDS encoding DUF7319 domain-containing protein, translating into MADGRSSQGADSDRSEREERSVPADEYDFEEFGPEDMARMSADEWDAAFDPDSWITGNELIDRVEADLRSRIANRDVFAVLERFADPPRILAYSDEGYAIVYPDGSVEGEGTVVRDVKPTVALCSMDDYEVPTPPEDWSLPDPEQVPEGSGDLGNQMLQVIAFGLLLAGIAAFVGLFVGDVGGSAVIVLVIAILFVLASVFLFLVVANARLSDRFRAVEYQDRLRAAGVQSADRPDFVPVDDGEIEPIGEGENASE
- a CDS encoding halocyanin domain-containing protein, translated to MKRREFITAAGAGSAAAAAGTTGAVGTAAAQEDDGTTEVPEWPEFVAEANDYSTGETEDLRGESEATVEVGAGDGLAFGPPAIWVDPGTTVTWEWTGEGGSHNVSAQDGADFTSETTGEGGFTFEHTFEEDGQIVTYQCEPHATQGMHGGVAVGGVPTQEVTPGIITDPEELGIKVQEHYVGIGAVLATSVSLVFTFFVLKYGESPHAKGGN